In Oncorhynchus masou masou isolate Uvic2021 chromosome 11, UVic_Omas_1.1, whole genome shotgun sequence, the genomic stretch GCAACATCACCGattttcctctttcctctcccccatcttcctCCACTTCTTCCTCCTCCACGCCCACCAACGCCAGTCCACCGCTGCTCAGCGTTCAAGCGGCCAGCgtcaaaaagaagaagaagaagaagactcaAGAAGCTACTGCCAGAGAGCCACCCAAAGCGGTGGACAAAGACAAGATCCCTCGTCCTGGCTCGCCCAAAAAGACCCTCAAAAAGCGACCATCGTCTGAGTCTGAGTTGGagagcctcctctacactatcgAGGCAGTGGCTAAAGGTGCCTGGGGCAACGCCGAGGAGGATATACCCAAGAAGAAGGCTAGTACCGCCGTCGTTACCATTCCAAGAGAGCCCAGCTCACCCAAAAAGAAGTCCAAAGCCAAGAGGCCCCTGAAGGCTAAGGAAGAGGATGAGATGGAGGAGGACAAAGAGGATGGAAGTCGCACAGAGCTGCCATCGACAGTGGAGACGGCAGCGAATCTAGCAAGCCCCAAGACAGAGGCTGAGGAGGCCAGCATCGGCAGCACCCCGGGCAGCACGGAGAAGCCCACTGCTCCTCCCAGCCCCCTGCACAAAGTCGAGGAGAAGCAGAGGGAAGCGGAGGCCAACGCTGAAGGGTGTGGCTCAAGGAAGTCTGAGAGAAGCTGCAAGGGGGCGCTGTACAAGACCCTGGTGTCGGAAGGAATGCTGACCTCACTGAGGGCCAACGTGGACAGAGGTATGTATTAGTAACCCCCTGCCCAATCTCCACAATGACTGTCAGTATGCTGTTGTTTTGCACCCATTCCGAGTAAGTTCCTGTATTTTAATTTTACAGGTGGCTCCTCTAAACTCTgtttctgtatgtctgtgtgtgttaatcaGGCAAAAGAGGCTCTTTTCGAAGTGGTTCTGATGAAGGGGGCTGGACTGACGAGACCTGGGCTTTCTCACAGATGGGACCCACTAATCCCAAGAAGCTAAAGAAGTCAAAATCCAAAGACGAGACGACGCCAGGGTGAGTTCCCGGTCCAAGAACATTTTACCCCAAAAAGTGCTAGGTTTTATCACTGAAAACTAAATGAAATATGACTAGTGGGAGCAGAATATAGCGAACGAACAATAAGCCCGTTTGACAAGGGGCACGTCCATCATGCGAGGATTCAAGTTTGCACTAATGGAGATTGGCTCAGTGCGTTCGTGGTTTGATGCTCTTTGCATTTACGCCACAAGTCTGTTTTGTTTATAGACTATTAGTGAATTGTTGGATGTGGAAAATACATGATTCTTTCAGTGTCTATTTAACTCGCTCCGCTTTCTTTGCGGTGTAATGGGGTCCTCTGTGTGCAAGTTTACATCTGACTTTGAGGAATCCCTGAAGAGAGCAAATAGGCCAGGTTAGGTTATGGGCACTCCTACGTGTTTGAAATATTAATGAGGGCACCTCCATAAGCATTTACAATGATGTTGGTTCGTCCCATTCATATTTTTAGGGGTTTTCAAGGGTCAGTGTTTAATGGGTCAATGTCCTGCTTGAATGACATGGATAATAAGCTACTTCGTAAAACGGTTTATAGCTCAGTAATCGAGGAACATAGCAACAGTGGGCCTTAGTTATCcgatcaaggcacacttaaaacACGCAAGAGGGAACTTGAAAAGGTAATATTGTGTTGGCATTTCGATCAAAATATTAAAAACAACAGTGACAAACAAATGACAACGCGTTTCCGCATGATGAAAGCCTTCATGAAGAAAGTGGAGCTGAGCATGTTCCCACCCGTATCTAATCAACAACATACCTTTGCAGTTTGGGGAAACTGGAGGAGGAGTTTGAGAAGAAGTTCAACAGCCTGCCGCAGTACAGCCCTCTGACGTTCGACAAGAAAAGCGCCATCGTCaccaagaagaaaaaaacagaCGTTAGCACAGCACCGGAGGAACAACCCCCAAAACCTGCCAAGGGTAAGCTGGGAATGTTACTGGAATGTTCACCGAACATTTCAATATGTTTTGACAGAAGCCATCCATCCGCATCCCATACCGCTCCTGTTGCTCCTCGCTGTCAGGAACTTGACCACATTGTTACCATTTAACATGGCATGCAATgcttttttttctatttttgttttttgttatATCAGGTCCATCTTCATCTCAGAAAAAGACTTTATTCCACAAGATTGTTAGCAAGTACAAGCAGAAAAAGGAGAAACCCAATACTGTGGACAAAGGTGAATTAGAGCATCATGTAATGTCTGTGGATTGTAATCCTGTTGTGAATGTTCTTGGCATGGTATTTACACATAGTTGGAGATAATGGACACATTACTCAATGTAAAAAAAGTGACAACGTAAGTACCAAGCGTTTTTATTTCACATTGAATTTAAACACGCGTAAAATATTCTCTCTTTAGTTGTTGAACAAGTTTTAAACTGCAAAGTGAGGAGTAAATAAATAGTGAGCCATCGAGCAGAAAAGGGTCTTGGCCAAATCCATTTTTTGCAGTCAATTCATGATTTACGCTTTAATTATCTTGGAGTTAGGTGCCCAGATCTCAAGTTAGAATTTTGGTTCAATAATTCTAAAATGAGTGGGTCTTTTCAAATGTTATCCCCTCTCAGACATAGCGATGCATAGTGACTCCCCCATGTCAGACTCGGCTGCCAAGGCCAAGCAGACCCTCGCCCCATGTGCCACCGCCACGCTTTCCTCAGAGGCCATGGGAACTAGCGCTAGCATACCGGTGGGCAGCCAGAAGAGGAAGGCTAGGAAGAGCAAAATAACCCACCTGGTGCGCTCGGCCGACGGCAGGGTGTCCCCAGCAGAGGGTAAGTCTTTCCTAACAGGCAACAGTTTattctgtatactgtatgtgagctGGAAAACGCCAAATGAGGGATTAGCTGTGCATGCCATTTGGAGAGGCCATTTTGAATGACATAGCCTCATGGCATCTGCTTTGGTCCGTTTTATCACAGAGGACAAAGTCAGGGACCTGACCCCGGAGCAGGACGACAAGCCATTACCCCGAGAGACTTTATGCAACGAAACAGGGTGCTACAGTGCACCCAAGCTGGAGGAAGCAGATAGAAGCAGTGCACCCGAAGTCCTGCCCGCCTTCTTTAGCCTGTCTGCCCTTGCCGAGGTGGCAGCCATGGAGAACATTCACAGGTAGGCAGCCAGAAATATAGGAAGAGGGACTCACCTTTGCTTCAAGGAAGCTGTTCCTTTTCAACTTTTGTTGAAACACTGTTAAATTTTTCTCTGTACCCTTTGAACGTGAATGCGCTATGTTTTATTTTCTATCAATTTGTGTCCTTAGATAACCAGGGAGTTTCACATCTAATCTATGACCTTAAAttatcaatcaagtacaagggaggagccaAAACACTACTTCACTATGCAGACAAAAAAACATCCGAACACAAATGCCAAGAACAAGAAGTGCATACCTTGATTGGTTGACCTTTTACCAACTTCTCTTCCTCCTGTACCAGAGGCCAGTGTGTGATTGGCGACAGCCAGAAGGAAATGGCCCAGACCCCTGTCCTCATCTCCTGCGCTGACCAATGAAGTGGATCAGCCGCCCTCCTGCCTCCAGCAAAACGAAATGGACGCTTGCGTGTTGTGTGCGTTTTAACTTTTAACCTCCGACTCCTCATCCTGTTCTGGAAGGAAGGAGATGGAACGTGACTTGTGGATGGATCCCTCTGTGGTGAATTAGCTCTGGTCTGAGGGGGAAAGCGGggtaagaacccccccccctcccatccacTCACCTTCTAAGTATTCTCCTGAACCCTTCCCTTGGCAGTAGGATGTcgcctccctcctcttcctgtacGGTCCTACCTACTTAGAGTACCCTGAGGAAGGCAGGTTGTGTTCACGTTAATGTGTAATCTTTGTCCGATATTACGCCATTTTAAGGTCAAGTTTTGCGAACAAAAATTGCATTTCAAAAAAAGAAAGGAAACCTACACACGATCAGCTTGACCACTTGTAAGAGAACATCTTCCCcctttcacacactgttgcaaAGTCCCCTCCACCTAGCATACCTCAATGTAGGGATGAGTCGAATCTTGTGGCTTCCTGCACACCTTCCTGCTTGAACAAATTGACACAGCTTGGTAGATAGTCCTTTGTGATTTATTTCATGTGCTACCCTCATTTTGATTTGCCTATTTAGTGTGGTCTAGAGATAAAGCAGACCTCTTAACCTTCCACACCATGGTCAAGTATTCCATATTACTCCATTCCTTGCCTTCCCACCAGCTTAGTAACTGCTACTACAGTGATCTGTGTAACCTTCCTTGTCAGTTTGAACTCAACATATTGAGGCTCTTGCATTTGAACTTAAGCTTACATTTAAGCTTAGATGGGAGGCCTTTGGTTAGCATGTTGTAAGTCTGAACCTGCCTGTTTTACCTGGCAGTTGGTCCCCTACAGTGGGGCTGAATTTGATGAGAAGCAAAGTTACTGACAGGATGGATGGTTCTCCATGGCCGTAACTCTCTCATTACGACATTAGCCGTACCTCAACCACTGCCATCCCATCCACCGCGCAACCATTCACATGAATCTTACATCCGTTTGAATATACTTGAATGATGAAAATGCATTTTGTGTCAATACTTGATCTTATCGCAGTCTGCGTAGCATCTACAAGGCTAATCCAAATGTGTGCTACTAGTTTCCTAAGATAGTTTTTTAACAAAGAACACTGCACTAACGTAGGAGGCGCTTTTAAGATGTAACTTTTTCTCAGTAGGGCAATGTGTTTTCCCCGGTCTCTCTTTGTTTTTCCTACTAGCCTTTGAGATTTTCTTATGCCAAGTAACGGTCCACTCTTAGGCAATGAGAATAATTAAGGTTTTGCTTTTGAACGTATTTGTTTTTCAGTAACAAGACAATTGCTTTTAAtgctttgttttatttttttatttagttaaaaatgtattttttttgtatgttCTAACCGAGGTAGAACAGGCTAGTATCCATTCCATATCCAAATAGCTGATCCTTGTGTCCATTCTTCTGTTTACAGTGTGTGAGCTGTAGTAAGGTTGGGGGACTCTTGAAGTCTGCACTGGGTGTAAGCTAAtcagatggaaaaagctgtctcAGGCTTATACAAGTAGTGCAAGCCAGTTCCAAGATCGAAGAGTCCCcaatgatatgtcctccatgAAATTATCATTATGCTATATTATTATGAGTCTTCTGTTTCTAAGTTGACCAATACTCTTTTTCTTAGGTCTCACATTCAGCCATGCTTCTCTCGCTGTTGCTTTTTCTTTAAGTTTATTGTCCTTTTTATATTAGATTCTTCTCCTTCACTTAAGTGTATTATGATGCTGTTGAactagatttttattttttttgcttttATCTTGTGTTCCCAACCTCGGTTTTCTTTTCCTGAGGCCTAGTTTACTGGATTAAGACTGTTGTCAAAAAAGCTCATACACAAAATAATGCATCAATGCTTACTGTACCTGTTAAGCAAATGAGCACTGAGATGAGATGCACTGCTTCTAGAAGGGTAGTTTCCACCTGTAGTTTCCAGAGTTTGTATTCTTAAAGCAACTGCATTGCCATTTCTGGGCTTCGTCTGAATGATGTGTGCTGTCAGGGCACAACATTAACTATTTAAAAAGGCTATTAGCTCAACCCTATTATTGTCCAATGGTGGTACTTAGTTTTAGCCAAGGGATTATAATGCCACAAAGTAGAATATATTGAAACTTTATTAAATATATCCTTACCAGTCAGGATTGGACTGACTTGTAGGGATCCGAGCAATGCTGTATTAGTTTATTTATCCCTAAAAGCAGGCAAATGGACTGTAAACAAGCAGACCTAAATCATGACTTTCAAACTCCCAAGCTTGAAGGAAAGCTTTTAAAACATTTAAGacttaaatatactgtatatattttccaGGTTTGAGAGAAAATAAATTGAAGGGTGACTAAAGTCGTCCAAGCAGTAAACTACGCAGTTCTTCCACTGATAGACAGCAGTGTTGTTCTTTCACACATATGAAGCAATTGTCTTCCCCAAAAAGAGCGACAATGTACATGCTTGTAACTAGTGGTTTTGAGACATTTGCCAAAGAAAAGGGAAAGTTGTCTTTTAAATGAGAATTCTGTTGAAAACGAAGGTTAGCATAGCAGTTGCACTGCATTTTCTTGGTGTATAGATCTTCAGGTAACAAATGTATTATATCAGCACAACTAATCCTATATATCTGATGGGTTTCCTAAGACTAAAACCCCAAGTGGGAATGGTGTACGTTGTACTGGCACCTTTTCAATGCCTCTTTTAATAGACAATATTTGCACCTTATGATCCAAACCAAAATGATATCATGATGATCTTTAAAAATGTAATATCATTAAGTGAAATTAAGATTACACAGGTATTTATGTCCATCTTATGACATTATGCATTGAAGTATTTTGATCTAATTTGAGCATTTTAGAATCAAGTCGGCAACCAACCCCACACATCTTCAAAAACAGCCATAATATATCACCCTCAACCTTTTCTATTTAGAAAATGCCTCTATAAAATCCCTATATTATTAGTTATTGAaatgactatagactatatcctTTTGTGCTAGTACTGTCTCTTGAATGTAATCGATTTTGTACATGTATTTTTCTAATTCAATTTAGGTCTTGACTCTACTGTGTATGTATGCGATGGTGGACTGTTTCCACAGGTGAATAGTTTGTTACAACCTATGGTCCTCATGACGATTCAGCTGCTGTGCTGGGAACTCTGTGGAGTTGTAAGTCATTGTGACTTACCTGCCAACGTCTGTTAAAGTTATATATgagagagattttttttttttgtaagggaCCGTGTCACCCCGGACGGAATTATTTGTTTCTTCTCTGCAGTTCAATGAGGCTCTCACTTCAGGAAAGGGTGAAACCAGGGACACTCACGCAATTACAAAGAACAATTGCCAAACCCTCTGTATTCAAGCTTATTTATTACAATTTCTTTTTTATAACTGTTCATTTAGTTACAAAAATAGAAAAACTGAATATGCAcccagatttaaaaaaataaactttCTCCCTTTACAGGAATGTAGATCACGGCTTCCCTTTTGTTCTTCTGAAGAGATGACGCCAGATCTTAAGTTCCCTCTGATAGCTTGTATAATGTGTGCTCAATCTTATTTATGTTAATAGTACTGTATCATGACATGTATGGACTTGATTGTTACAGCCCAGTTGTTCAATGCAGCCTTGCCTTACTGGAGCCCCTGCTTAGTGAGGGATCCCTTAGCCATCGCCCTCAGCCCCTTTCACTGAGTCATGTCATAACACTGTCTGCCGACGCAACTATTATTCCTTGAACACCTATTAAAGTAACCTATATTAAACCTTTTCATCTCACCACAGTCTCTTCTTCGACATCAAAGTGTGATTTCTGGAATCTGTTTAACATTTTCGTTACTCTGGTAATTGTTTAACATAAGCATTCTGTTGCAGCACGGCGCTCCAACTGTTTGATCTGGCTAAATTGGGGAACTCTAGCATAATGGGCACTTTAATGCAGTTTCGAATAAATGTATGTGACAATTCTCTTTGTCTTCTACTCATTCTGGGATGTGAATAACCACTTGATTAACCCTTATCCCAAACCTCCGATACATTTTTGGATTCCTCTGATCACTGTGACGCCACTTAAAGGTGCTGCTGCATGGTCATTCTGACGtctgcattggccgtgcagcatttacgATGATATGGGCTCTGCAGAAGTTAGGGTATTCATACTTCTAACGCTTCGACGAGCAGCACAGAGCCAATGATTTTTgtaactaaaccaagatagaccacagcctgttGTTTCAAATGGGCGCAAATGAGTCCAAGTGCgtagaacaagcaaggaggtgggcagagccttTGCAATCCTAAACaagacctttttttttttttactttggcaaagggtaaagtctactaAACTCAGTCCACTCTGTTCGTAAcatattctagttttgggaacagaactctattgagatcaaatgttacATGATCAGTATgttggccaaaatccatctcgttccatcttctcccac encodes the following:
- the LOC135548916 gene encoding HMG box transcription factor BBX-like isoform X1, translating into MKGGGRGKEPPVEVEVSGKRPKRKCLQWHPLLSKKALDFSEEEEEEDEEELEKPLLVRESRGPEVACGGPMEVEEDSSEHRARRPMNAFLLFCKRHRSLVRQEHPRLDNRGATKILADWWAVLEPKEKQKYTDMAKEYKDAFMKANPGYKWCPTTNKPVKSPCHTVSNARKKVWSFPSNSPKGCATAKKVPKTDSTPQLNFAMADPTKMGGLSMLLLAGEHALTAREISSSSSKSGATDVTKHPENSSLFQLAELSSSTLQPSLTDTAGKGKPLSRGDQAETWSGTSQQGKSDVPKINVKAPLFQLAEQISDSSQSTAPEGKQCSQSALFQLAEMCLASEAGKMETQDDTCAPHIKTEMVVKEDTGGNITDFPLSSPPSSSTSSSSTPTNASPPLLSVQAASVKKKKKKKTQEATAREPPKAVDKDKIPRPGSPKKTLKKRPSSESELESLLYTIEAVAKGAWGNAEEDIPKKKASTAVVTIPREPSSPKKKSKAKRPLKAKEEDEMEEDKEDGSRTELPSTVETAANLASPKTEAEEASIGSTPGSTEKPTAPPSPLHKVEEKQREAEANAEGCGSRKSERSCKGALYKTLVSEGMLTSLRANVDRGKRGSFRSGSDEGGWTDETWAFSQMGPTNPKKLKKSKSKDETTPGLGKLEEEFEKKFNSLPQYSPLTFDKKSAIVTKKKKTDVSTAPEEQPPKPAKGPSSSQKKTLFHKIVSKYKQKKEKPNTVDKDIAMHSDSPMSDSAAKAKQTLAPCATATLSSEAMGTSASIPVGSQKRKARKSKITHLVRSADGRVSPAEEDKVRDLTPEQDDKPLPRETLCNETGCYSAPKLEEADRSSAPEVLPAFFSLSALAEVAAMENIHRGQCVIGDSQKEMAQTPVLISCADQ
- the LOC135548916 gene encoding HMG box transcription factor BBX-like isoform X4 produces the protein MKGGGRGKEPPVEVEVSGKRPKRKCLQWHPLLSKKALDFSEEEEEEDEEELEKPLLVRESRGPEVACGGPMEVEEDSSEHRARRPMNAFLLFCKRHRSLVRQEHPRLDNRGATKILADWWAVLEPKEKQKYTDMAKEYKDAFMKANPGYKWCPTTNKPVKSPCHTVSNARKKVWSFPSNSPKGCATAKKVPKTDSTPQLNFAMADPTKMGGLSMLLLAGEHALTAREISSSSSKSGATDVTKHPENSSLFQLAETWSGTSQQGKSDVPKINVKAPLFQLAEQISDSSQSTAPEGKQCSQSALFQLAEMCLASEAGKMETQDDTCAPHIKTEMVVKEDTGGNITDFPLSSPPSSSTSSSSTPTNASPPLLSVQAASVKKKKKKKTQEATAREPPKAVDKDKIPRPGSPKKTLKKRPSSESELESLLYTIEAVAKGAWGNAEEDIPKKKASTAVVTIPREPSSPKKKSKAKRPLKAKEEDEMEEDKEDGSRTELPSTVETAANLASPKTEAEEASIGSTPGSTEKPTAPPSPLHKVEEKQREAEANAEGCGSRKSERSCKGALYKTLVSEGMLTSLRANVDRGKRGSFRSGSDEGGWTDETWAFSQMGPTNPKKLKKSKSKDETTPGLGKLEEEFEKKFNSLPQYSPLTFDKKSAIVTKKKKTDVSTAPEEQPPKPAKGPSSSQKKTLFHKIVSKYKQKKEKPNTVDKDIAMHSDSPMSDSAAKAKQTLAPCATATLSSEAMGTSASIPVGSQKRKARKSKITHLVRSADGRVSPAEEDKVRDLTPEQDDKPLPRETLCNETGCYSAPKLEEADRSSAPEVLPAFFSLSALAEVAAMENIHRGQCVIGDSQKEMAQTPVLISCADQ
- the LOC135548916 gene encoding HMG box transcription factor BBX-like isoform X3 encodes the protein MKGGGRGKEPPVEVEVSGKRPKRKCLQWHPLLSKKALDFSEEEEEEDEEELEKPLLVRESRGPEVACGGPMEVEEDSSEHRARRPMNAFLLFCKRHRSLVRQEHPRLDNRGATKILADWWAVLEPKEKQKYTDMAKEYKDAFMKANPGYKWCPTTNKPVKSPCHTVSNARKKVWSFPSNSPKGCATAKKVPKTDSTPQLNFAMADPTKMGGLSMLLLAGEHALTAREISSSSSKSGATDVTKHPENSSLFQLAELSSSTLQPSLTDTAGKGKPLSRGDQAETWSGTSQQGKSDVPKINVKAPLFQLAEQISDSSQSTAPEGKQCSQSALFQLAEMCLASEAGKMETQDDTCAPHIKTEMVVKEDTGGNITDFPLSSPPSSSTSSSSTPTNASPPLLSVQAASVKKKKKKKTQEATAREPPKAVDKDKIPRPGSPKKTLKKRPSSESELESLLYTIEAVAKGAWGNAEEDIPKKKASTAVVTIPREPSSPKKKSKAKRPLKAKEEDEMEEDKEDGSRTELPSTVETAANLASPKTEAEEASIGSTPGSTEKPTAPPSPLHKVEEKQREAEANAEGCGSRKSERSCKGALYKTLVSEGMLTSLRANVDRGKRGSFRSGSDEGGWTDETWAFSQMGPTNPKKLKKSKSKDETTPGLGKLEEEFEKKFNSLPQYSPLTFDKKSAIVTKKKKTDVSTAPEEQPPKPAKGPSSSQKKTLFHKIVSKYKQKKEKPNTVDKDIAMHSDSPMSDSAAKAKQTLAPCATATLSSEAMGTSASIPVGSQKRKARKSKITHLVRSADGRVSPAEEDKVRDLTPEQDDKPLPRETLCNETGCYSAPKLEEADRSSAPEVLPAFFSLSALAEVAAMENIHR
- the LOC135548916 gene encoding HMG box transcription factor BBX-like isoform X2, with protein sequence MKGGGRGKEPPVEVEVSGKRPKRKCLQWHPLLSKKALDFSEEEEEEDEEELEKPLLVRESRGPEVACGGPMEVEEDSSEHRARRPMNAFLLFCKRHRSLVRQEHPRLDNRGATKILADWWAVLEPKEKQKYTDMAKEYKDAFMKANPGYKWCPTTNKPVKSPCHTVSNARKKVWSFPSNSPKGCATAKKVPKTDSTPQLNFAMADPTKMGGLSMLLLAGEHALTAREISSSSSKSGATDVTKHPENSSLFQLAELSSSTLQPSLTDTAGKGKPLSRGDQAETWSGTSQQGKSDVPKINVKAPLFQLAEISDSSQSTAPEGKQCSQSALFQLAEMCLASEAGKMETQDDTCAPHIKTEMVVKEDTGGNITDFPLSSPPSSSTSSSSTPTNASPPLLSVQAASVKKKKKKKTQEATAREPPKAVDKDKIPRPGSPKKTLKKRPSSESELESLLYTIEAVAKGAWGNAEEDIPKKKASTAVVTIPREPSSPKKKSKAKRPLKAKEEDEMEEDKEDGSRTELPSTVETAANLASPKTEAEEASIGSTPGSTEKPTAPPSPLHKVEEKQREAEANAEGCGSRKSERSCKGALYKTLVSEGMLTSLRANVDRGKRGSFRSGSDEGGWTDETWAFSQMGPTNPKKLKKSKSKDETTPGLGKLEEEFEKKFNSLPQYSPLTFDKKSAIVTKKKKTDVSTAPEEQPPKPAKGPSSSQKKTLFHKIVSKYKQKKEKPNTVDKDIAMHSDSPMSDSAAKAKQTLAPCATATLSSEAMGTSASIPVGSQKRKARKSKITHLVRSADGRVSPAEEDKVRDLTPEQDDKPLPRETLCNETGCYSAPKLEEADRSSAPEVLPAFFSLSALAEVAAMENIHRGQCVIGDSQKEMAQTPVLISCADQ